A section of the Acidobacteriota bacterium genome encodes:
- a CDS encoding NUDIX hydrolase: protein MKKQHCYDYPRPSVTVDIVLFHESQNGLELLLIKRRHDPYADLWALPGGFVDEHESLETAAARELVEETGLRRARFIQVGAFGDPGRDPRGHTVSIAFTAQLKSKPQVQGSDDAKDAAWHPVNRLPKLAFDHKKIIRAALEKIKS, encoded by the coding sequence ATGAAAAAACAGCATTGCTACGATTATCCACGTCCCTCTGTTACCGTCGATATTGTCCTGTTTCATGAATCACAAAATGGTTTAGAACTGCTGCTCATCAAACGTCGTCACGACCCATACGCTGACCTCTGGGCGCTGCCGGGCGGATTCGTAGATGAGCATGAATCACTCGAAACTGCCGCCGCCCGTGAACTGGTGGAAGAAACCGGTCTGCGCCGCGCCCGGTTCATACAGGTTGGCGCATTCGGCGACCCCGGACGCGACCCGCGCGGTCATACCGTAAGCATTGCTTTCACCGCACAACTGAAAAGCAAACCGCAAGTTCAAGGTTCAGACGATGCCAAAGACGCCGCCTGGCACCCGGTCAATCGTTTGCCGAAACTCGCCTTCGACCACAAAAAAATCATCCGCGCCGCGCTTGAGAAAATTAAATCGTAG
- a CDS encoding tRNA (cytidine(34)-2'-O)-methyltransferase: MTKSQLHVALIEPEIPPNTGNIARLCAATFTPLHLVGKLGFRIDDKAVKRAGLDYWDEVEIHRHLHLEALYEALPASRFLYLSTKGEHCYSDFKFQPNDCLIFGRETRGLPEDLLQANWERCLTIPMPNPNVRSLNLATSVGIVLYEALRQIRKY; this comes from the coding sequence ATGACGAAATCCCAACTTCATGTCGCCTTGATTGAGCCGGAGATTCCGCCGAATACCGGCAATATTGCAAGGCTCTGCGCGGCGACCTTCACGCCTTTGCATCTCGTAGGCAAACTCGGATTTCGCATTGATGACAAAGCCGTCAAACGCGCCGGACTCGATTACTGGGACGAAGTCGAAATCCATCGCCACCTGCACCTCGAAGCCCTCTATGAAGCCTTGCCCGCGAGTCGCTTTCTCTATCTTTCAACCAAAGGCGAACATTGTTATAGCGATTTCAAATTTCAACCAAACGATTGTTTGATTTTCGGGCGCGAAACCCGCGGACTTCCCGAAGATTTATTGCAAGCGAACTGGGAGAGATGTTTGACGATTCCCATGCCTAACCCTAATGTGCGCTCGCTCAATCTCGCCACTTCCGTTGGCATTGTGCTTTACGAAGCCCTCAGACAAATAAGAAAATATTAA
- a CDS encoding DUF2339 domain-containing protein encodes MDDDKPINQPEDHSDQSRNDGAMQKQLQEVLTRMDYMERVLRDQLARIYQIELRLGVTPDLTHSLQKPQRSPERYQPPAPMPTVEQPPRPASQGATPVQPPRPQQPFSPPVAPPVRPQGANQWQTARPAQPPFGKYAPQPEAHKKTGELEARIGGSWLQIIGLIAITFAVAFFLKYAFDKGWITPLYRVLTGAVIGVGFLAMGERLRKKYAGYAYGLTGGGILILYLTAWASFRLYNLFPQPVVFATMAFITIAASVLAARYNALLIAVLGLIGGFLTPILLSTGVDNEVGLFSYIALLDAGVLALAFTKQWRSLNYMAFAATGLLVLAWMNEWYDASKLWPTLFFLTLFFMIFALLAILYNVINHHPTRWLDLAMVFTNALAYFGLSYALLNESAHRNKYHAYLGGFAVLMSLFYGGLGYFTNKRDHEDRLLIYTFAGLAVLFLVLAVPIQFDQQWVTMAWAIEGAIMTWVGLRVKDKTSLYAALILFVIAAFHWIVIDVPDFAYQADKVFRPLWNPRALSAAVLIAALIASVQFFKRLGEHIAEDERSLFHDLYVLGANLFAITLLSLDASSYFEQKKALATLATDVISDNWRILDDTKQLTLAVLWSFYGMVALFVGVKRNVKVIRYAALLLLLSITTIKILRDATIYYDANWHTLLVNQTFASFALVILTLAIGAWLYSNSQAIDESERRLVIPLLVIAANVLAVIALSVEAFGYFERIIASPDFDSESWRDYRLMQQLSLSVIWTIYSGVLLTIGILKRQVLLRMMALILLSLTILKVFFVDLAALDKIYRIISFTVLGVILLAVSFLYQRFRFLFFDEKKEAEKDAATPIKEV; translated from the coding sequence ATGGATGATGATAAGCCGATTAATCAGCCCGAAGACCATTCCGACCAAAGCCGCAATGACGGCGCAATGCAAAAACAGCTTCAGGAAGTTCTCACCCGAATGGATTATATGGAGCGCGTGCTGCGCGATCAGTTGGCGCGAATCTATCAAATTGAACTAAGGCTTGGCGTAACGCCTGACCTCACACATTCGTTACAAAAGCCACAGCGGTCGCCTGAACGTTATCAACCGCCCGCGCCAATGCCAACCGTTGAACAACCGCCAAGACCCGCGAGCCAAGGCGCAACCCCGGTTCAACCGCCAAGACCGCAACAACCATTTTCACCACCGGTCGCGCCGCCTGTAAGACCGCAAGGGGCAAATCAATGGCAAACGGCAAGACCTGCTCAACCACCGTTTGGCAAGTATGCGCCGCAGCCCGAAGCGCACAAAAAAACCGGCGAACTCGAAGCCCGCATTGGCGGCAGTTGGTTGCAAATCATCGGACTCATCGCCATCACTTTCGCTGTCGCTTTTTTCTTAAAGTACGCTTTTGATAAAGGCTGGATTACCCCGCTTTATCGCGTGTTGACCGGCGCAGTCATCGGTGTGGGTTTTCTCGCGATGGGCGAACGCCTGCGAAAAAAATATGCGGGCTATGCCTATGGGCTAACGGGCGGCGGCATCTTGATTCTGTATTTGACGGCGTGGGCTTCGTTTCGTCTCTACAATCTGTTTCCGCAACCTGTGGTCTTCGCTACGATGGCTTTCATCACCATTGCCGCATCTGTGCTCGCGGCGCGCTATAACGCTTTGCTGATTGCCGTGCTCGGTTTAATCGGCGGATTTTTGACGCCCATTTTGCTTTCGACCGGCGTTGATAACGAAGTCGGACTATTTAGCTATATCGCTTTGCTGGATGCAGGCGTGCTTGCTCTGGCATTCACCAAACAATGGCGCAGTTTGAACTATATGGCATTTGCCGCGACGGGACTCCTGGTGCTGGCGTGGATGAATGAGTGGTATGACGCATCGAAGTTATGGCCGACACTTTTCTTTCTCACGTTGTTTTTCATGATTTTTGCGTTGCTGGCGATTCTCTATAACGTCATCAATCATCATCCGACCCGTTGGTTAGACCTGGCGATGGTGTTTACCAACGCGCTTGCCTATTTCGGATTGAGTTACGCTTTGTTGAACGAATCGGCGCACCGCAACAAATATCACGCTTATCTTGGCGGCTTTGCGGTATTGATGTCGCTGTTTTATGGCGGGCTTGGCTATTTCACCAACAAACGCGACCACGAAGACCGCTTGTTGATTTACACCTTCGCAGGGCTTGCGGTTCTGTTTTTAGTGCTTGCCGTGCCGATTCAATTCGACCAGCAATGGGTGACTATGGCATGGGCGATTGAAGGCGCGATAATGACCTGGGTTGGTTTACGGGTCAAAGATAAAACCTCGCTTTACGCAGCGCTGATTTTATTCGTTATTGCGGCATTTCATTGGATAGTTATAGATGTGCCGGATTTCGCTTATCAAGCGGATAAAGTCTTTCGTCCGCTTTGGAATCCGCGCGCCTTGTCAGCCGCAGTTTTAATTGCGGCATTGATTGCCAGCGTGCAATTTTTCAAGCGTCTGGGCGAACATATTGCCGAAGACGAGCGGTCGCTTTTCCATGACCTTTATGTGCTTGGCGCAAACCTCTTCGCAATAACTTTATTAAGCCTCGATGCCAGCAGCTACTTTGAACAAAAGAAGGCGCTCGCAACCCTTGCCACAGATGTTATCAGCGATAACTGGCGCATACTGGATGACACCAAACAACTCACGCTCGCCGTGCTCTGGTCGTTTTACGGAATGGTGGCTTTATTTGTTGGCGTGAAGCGGAATGTGAAAGTGATTCGTTATGCCGCGTTGCTTTTATTGCTATCCATCACGACGATAAAAATATTACGAGATGCAACGATTTATTATGATGCCAACTGGCACACGCTGTTGGTGAATCAAACCTTTGCGTCGTTTGCCTTGGTTATTCTGACTTTGGCAATCGGCGCGTGGCTCTACTCAAATTCGCAAGCGATTGACGAAAGCGAACGACGACTGGTTATTCCTTTACTGGTGATTGCGGCAAACGTGCTGGCGGTGATTGCCCTGAGTGTTGAAGCCTTCGGTTATTTCGAGCGCATTATCGCGTCGCCGGATTTTGATTCCGAAAGTTGGCGCGATTATCGCTTGATGCAACAACTTTCGCTGTCGGTCATCTGGACAATCTATAGCGGCGTGTTGCTCACCATCGGCATTTTAAAACGTCAGGTGTTATTGAGAATGATGGCGCTGATTTTATTGAGCCTGACAATTCTCAAAGTGTTTTTCGTAGACCTCGCGGCGCTCGATAAAATCTATCGCATCATTTCCTTTACAGTGCTGGGCGTCATCCTGCTTGCCGTGTCGTTTCTGTATCAACGTTTCCGCTTTCTCTTTTTCGATGAAAAGAAGGAAGCCGAAAAAGATGCGGCGACCCCAATCAAGGAAGTTTAA
- a CDS encoding fused MFS/spermidine synthase, which produces MDLSEVGTVNHRANVARAILICFFASGFSGLVYQVIWVRELVLVFGATTFAVSTVLTAFMGGLALGSYYFGRRSEIVKHPLKLYALLEIGIGIYGLAVPFIFAALPSIYQPIWRILQLSFFFLSIVRFLFAASVLIVPTALMGATLPILASYYARERRRIGLHVGTLYTLNTFGAVLGASATGFVLIPALGMRMATFIAAAINIALGFVALNFSKRYESTAETDSQVAIEKEADTPADEKPKNQSRKKRRNPKWATAALFAPQYSSTAIVIVLASFALSGFIALCYEVIWSRILALIIGSSVYAFSIMLATFLIGLALGAAIISRFVDRIKNHIFAFALIELGVGLTSFAGAYLFNELPFTFVRLHHSFASSSIGVLLLARFLIAASVMIVPTLLLGALFPLVVKIVSSNEKSTGRLVGNAYSSNTLGSIAGSFVSGFIMIPSLGLLGSLKVCIALNFVIATALFFIKRQSPYTKPGALRFAIPQLAGVFTCIMLMAAVALADLPWNSDIMSSAVYRYAPSMNKFTRADFLEYVKKGQGETIFYKEGITATVAVQQIGKDRVLKVNGKPEASTTGDMPTQVLIGAMPLLVRDKTDEVLLIGLGSGVTLGSIEQFPIRRVTCVELEPAVVEASEQFNDVNNRPLEDERLRMISNDGRNFIFTTSEKFDVIVSEPSNPWLTGIANLFTLEYFKRGADRLTDDGVFCQWLQIYEMHPEDVKTLVATFRAAFPNVYLFRGAEGDLMLLGSKSEKKLDLSVINSHFENPQIAAELRRINTIAVSDVMSRFYLGSDEVAKFSAGAKINTDNNALIEFSAPRRVGTTEETVEKNVKELLAFAASPLKYAEGRLDKKDDAFLVETTLGAVKREDRGRAEQLVNYALEINETAEARSVLGELRFARGDENGAIDEWKAALQLDPNHFYSLVNLGKFYLTKQDAPRSAPYLDRALKSDPSNARAHHLRGLAFQASNDNTSAVIEYRKALPDVKYARSIPTFYLNFGTALTSLGLYQEAAEMFEQYTRLAPADGEGHFQLGAAYEILAERSLDDALTRKAVASLKRALTINPQHPMSHYYLSKAYRRLEEFDLADAEFELYERYLPR; this is translated from the coding sequence ATGGATTTATCTGAAGTTGGAACCGTTAATCATCGAGCAAACGTAGCGCGAGCCATTCTCATCTGTTTTTTCGCTTCGGGTTTTAGCGGACTGGTCTATCAAGTCATCTGGGTGCGCGAACTCGTCCTCGTCTTCGGCGCAACCACTTTCGCAGTGAGCACCGTACTCACAGCCTTTATGGGCGGGCTTGCGCTTGGCAGTTATTATTTCGGACGGCGTTCGGAAATCGTTAAACACCCGCTCAAACTTTACGCCCTGCTTGAAATCGGCATCGGCATATACGGGCTTGCGGTGCCGTTTATCTTCGCTGCGCTTCCTTCAATCTATCAACCCATCTGGCGCATCCTGCAACTGTCGTTTTTCTTTTTAAGCATCGTGCGATTTTTATTCGCCGCGTCAGTGTTGATTGTACCGACCGCGCTGATGGGCGCGACCCTGCCGATTTTAGCGAGCTATTATGCGCGCGAACGCAGGCGCATCGGCTTGCACGTCGGCACCCTTTACACCTTGAACACCTTTGGCGCAGTGCTCGGCGCATCGGCAACCGGCTTTGTGCTTATTCCGGCGCTCGGGATGCGGATGGCGACGTTTATTGCCGCGGCAATCAACATCGCGCTCGGTTTTGTGGCGCTCAACTTTTCAAAACGCTACGAATCAACCGCAGAGACCGATTCGCAGGTTGCCATCGAAAAGGAAGCGGATACTCCCGCTGATGAAAAACCTAAAAATCAGTCGCGCAAAAAACGCCGCAACCCGAAATGGGCTACAGCAGCCCTTTTCGCGCCACAGTATTCCTCAACCGCGATTGTCATCGTGCTCGCGTCGTTTGCTTTGAGCGGATTTATCGCGCTTTGTTACGAAGTCATCTGGAGCCGCATTCTGGCTTTAATCATCGGCTCCTCGGTTTATGCCTTCAGCATTATGCTGGCGACCTTTTTGATTGGCTTGGCGCTTGGCGCGGCGATCATTTCGCGATTCGTTGACCGCATTAAAAATCATATCTTCGCTTTTGCGCTCATCGAACTCGGTGTCGGACTCACGTCATTTGCGGGCGCTTATTTGTTTAATGAACTGCCGTTCACCTTTGTTCGCCTGCATCACTCGTTTGCATCGTCTTCGATAGGGGTGTTGCTGTTGGCGCGGTTTTTAATTGCCGCGTCGGTGATGATTGTGCCCACCTTGCTGCTTGGCGCGCTCTTTCCATTGGTCGTCAAAATCGTTTCTTCAAATGAAAAATCAACCGGCAGGCTGGTGGGCAACGCTTATTCATCAAATACGCTTGGGTCAATCGCCGGGTCATTCGTAAGCGGCTTCATCATGATTCCGTCGCTTGGTCTGCTTGGCAGTTTAAAAGTCTGCATCGCCTTGAATTTCGTCATTGCCACGGCGCTCTTTTTCATTAAACGCCAATCGCCTTATACCAAACCCGGCGCATTGCGATTTGCCATTCCGCAACTTGCCGGCGTATTCACCTGCATCATGTTGATGGCGGCGGTCGCGCTTGCCGATTTGCCGTGGAATTCCGACATCATGTCGTCTGCCGTGTATCGTTACGCGCCTTCGATGAATAAATTCACCCGCGCCGATTTTCTGGAATATGTGAAAAAAGGTCAGGGCGAAACCATCTTTTACAAAGAAGGCATCACCGCGACGGTTGCGGTGCAACAAATCGGCAAAGACCGTGTGCTCAAGGTCAACGGCAAACCCGAAGCTTCAACCACCGGCGATATGCCAACCCAGGTATTGATTGGCGCGATGCCATTGTTGGTGCGCGATAAAACCGATGAAGTGTTATTGATAGGACTGGGAAGCGGCGTCACCCTCGGTTCCATCGAACAGTTCCCGATTCGACGGGTCACCTGTGTTGAACTCGAACCCGCCGTTGTTGAGGCATCCGAACAATTCAATGATGTGAACAATCGCCCGCTCGAAGATGAACGCCTGAGAATGATTTCCAATGACGGGCGCAATTTTATTTTTACGACCAGCGAAAAATTCGATGTCATCGTTTCCGAGCCGTCCAACCCCTGGCTGACAGGCATTGCCAATCTCTTCACGCTGGAGTATTTCAAACGCGGCGCAGACCGTTTAACCGATGACGGGGTGTTCTGTCAGTGGTTGCAGATTTATGAAATGCACCCGGAAGATGTAAAAACCCTGGTGGCGACTTTCAGAGCGGCATTTCCAAATGTCTATCTGTTTCGCGGCGCGGAAGGCGATTTGATGTTACTGGGCAGCAAGAGCGAAAAGAAGTTGGATTTGTCGGTCATCAATTCGCATTTTGAAAATCCGCAAATCGCCGCAGAACTCCGACGCATCAACACCATTGCCGTGAGCGATGTGATGTCGCGGTTTTATTTGGGCAGCGATGAAGTTGCCAAATTTTCGGCGGGCGCAAAAATCAACACCGATAACAATGCGTTGATTGAATTCAGCGCCCCGCGTCGCGTCGGCACTACCGAAGAGACAGTTGAAAAAAATGTCAAAGAATTACTCGCCTTTGCCGCTTCGCCTTTGAAATATGCCGAAGGCAGGCTTGATAAAAAAGACGATGCGTTTCTGGTTGAAACGACGCTTGGCGCGGTCAAGCGCGAAGACCGTGGACGCGCCGAACAACTGGTGAATTACGCGCTGGAGATTAATGAAACCGCCGAAGCGCGCAGCGTTCTCGGCGAATTGCGATTTGCGCGCGGCGATGAAAACGGCGCGATTGATGAATGGAAAGCGGCGCTGCAACTTGACCCCAATCATTTTTATTCGTTGGTCAATCTCGGCAAGTTTTATTTGACCAAACAGGATGCGCCGCGTTCTGCGCCTTATCTTGACCGGGCGCTGAAAAGCGATCCGTCAAATGCCCGCGCTCACCATTTGCGTGGTCTTGCCTTTCAAGCCTCCAATGACAATACCAGTGCGGTGATTGAATATCGTAAAGCGCTGCCGGATGTAAAATATGCGCGCAGCATTCCAACCTTCTATTTGAATTTTGGCACTGCGCTCACATCGCTTGGACTCTATCAGGAAGCGGCGGAGATGTTTGAACAATACACCAGACTTGCGCCTGCGGACGGCGAAGGCCATTTTCAACTCGGCGCGGCTTATGAAATTCTCGCCGAGCGTTCGCTTGATGACGCCTTGACGCGCAAAGCTGTTGCTTCGCTTAAACGCGCCCTGACGATTAACCCGCAGCATCCGATGTCGCATTATTATTTGAGCAAAGCTTATCGTCGCCTGGAAGAATTTGATTTGGCGGACGCTGAGTTTGAATTGTATGAACGTTACTTGCCGCGATAA
- a CDS encoding glycosyltransferase family 2 protein: MKLSVVIPVFNEKATIAALVERVQAVEVPKEILIIDDFSTDGTRDMLPQLEKHYDNVRVFYQSKNCGKGAALRVGFQNATGDYVIVQDADLEYDPVEYPILLNPLIEDKADVVYGSRFLTTRERRILFFWHSVGNQFLTLLSNMFTNLNLTDMETCYKVFRREVIQSLKLEQNRFGFEPEVTAKIAKIRGLRIYEVGISYHGRTYEEGKKIGWKDGVKALWCILKYAVKN, encoded by the coding sequence ATGAAACTTTCAGTAGTGATTCCTGTGTTTAATGAAAAGGCGACCATCGCTGCACTGGTCGAGCGCGTACAGGCGGTTGAGGTGCCGAAAGAAATTTTAATCATTGATGATTTTTCAACCGACGGCACGCGCGATATGCTGCCGCAACTCGAAAAACATTATGACAATGTGCGGGTATTTTATCAGTCGAAAAATTGCGGCAAAGGCGCAGCCTTGCGCGTCGGTTTTCAAAACGCGACGGGCGATTATGTCATCGTGCAGGATGCCGATTTGGAATACGACCCGGTCGAATATCCCATCTTGCTGAACCCGCTTATCGAAGACAAAGCTGATGTGGTTTACGGTTCGCGATTTTTGACAACCAGAGAGCGGCGCATTCTGTTTTTCTGGCATTCGGTGGGCAACCAGTTTCTCACCTTGCTCTCGAATATGTTTACCAATTTGAATCTCACGGATATGGAGACCTGTTATAAAGTGTTTCGCCGCGAAGTGATTCAATCGCTCAAACTGGAACAGAACCGTTTCGGCTTTGAGCCGGAAGTCACCGCCAAGATTGCCAAGATTAGAGGCTTGAGAATTTACGAAGTGGGCATTTCCTATCACGGGCGCACCTATGAAGAAGGCAAAAAAATCGGCTGGAAAGACGGCGTCAAAGCCCTGTGGTGCATTTTGAAATATGCGGTGAAAAATTAA
- a CDS encoding putative Ig domain-containing protein: MKRLSGVCGFRAILFIAILLTASSAFATTVRIPRDEELALGARAIVRGKILAVECAMDNQRIYTYITLRIQEVLKGQFTTRKIVIKEEGGQYGSLGSVTWGTPQFTPDEQVLVYLTTRSDGSLRVYDMFLGKYNIIADEATNKLFVSRAAPDENVVVLNSQTAPGEITERMELAQYTAMVREKVELTSERFAQFEETYFRNQPIVTEPAEYARQKSRGGIQPQFRFLRASQPSRWFEPDSNQAISFTVNLDGAPNPQVVDDIVASMNAWSSISGSAIRVTYAGTTSDCYPHGTGNTMVFNNCDNAFAQTPDCATIIALGSINWDTSRTRLVNGVTFAQIYQGHISFNPYSACSYDNHCNIQEIATHELGHTLGLGHSQDPAATMAGTAHFDGRCATVKDDDKAGMRFIYPADGTVGSQLRIFTEALPDAYIGTTYEYTLMAGGGVPNFNWSLVAGSGSLPGGFVLLPSGLIRGTPLASGSFTFTVRVIDATQATAEKSFTLVIAAEQSAYNAQFVSQNVATTVQAGQTFSANLKWNNTGTEAWDGFNGCRLAAMNPAGNTTWGGDSISLIGFRVEAGRQLDITFTARAPQQGGTYNFQWQLYQEGVGAFGQLSTNLQITVIGASNPPSITSLSSYDATVGASFNQQLAATGGQTPYTWSIVSGSLPAGLSLNTTTGLIAGTPSAIGGATFTAQVTDAASRTAQKQITINVRAVGLDITTASFPTATTGVSFNAPLTATGGAAPYSWGIASGSVPTGITLNPTTGMLSGTPTSVGNFLFVVQVRDSQSLTAQKSLSITVNPPPLELTTTTLPTNTLVRANYNTQFAATGGQAPYTWAIVAGALPEGLTLNAATGALTGAATATGTFNFTIEVRDTGSRTARKDFVINIVNVPLALEKTSASFEVMKGVAFSYLVKVTGGVAPYTWNFTQGGLPVGLSLNANTGLITGTPTSVGTFDMVISVRDQKPEIITTSLRIQVIDPNSIALITRTKYKPAKRMLQIFGERFDAAAIVLVDGAQVNAKLNDGIFVLKRYPLAAGNHQVVIINPDSIASQAFVFRIE, translated from the coding sequence ATGAAACGTCTGTCTGGTGTTTGCGGATTTCGAGCCATTTTATTCATTGCCATTTTACTTACTGCGTCGTCTGCGTTTGCCACCACGGTGAGAATTCCCAGAGACGAAGAACTGGCGCTCGGCGCGCGCGCCATCGTTCGCGGCAAAATCCTCGCCGTTGAATGCGCGATGGATAACCAACGCATTTATACCTACATCACCCTGCGCATTCAGGAAGTTTTAAAAGGTCAGTTCACAACCCGTAAAATCGTTATCAAAGAAGAAGGCGGCCAGTACGGCAGTCTCGGCAGTGTGACCTGGGGCACGCCGCAATTTACCCCTGATGAACAGGTGCTGGTTTATTTGACGACCAGAAGCGACGGCAGCCTCCGCGTGTACGATATGTTCCTCGGCAAATACAACATCATCGCAGATGAAGCCACAAACAAACTCTTTGTCTCGCGTGCCGCCCCCGATGAAAATGTTGTGGTGTTAAATTCGCAAACCGCGCCCGGTGAAATCACCGAACGCATGGAACTTGCGCAATACACCGCGATGGTGCGCGAAAAAGTTGAACTGACAAGCGAACGCTTCGCGCAGTTTGAAGAAACCTATTTTCGCAACCAACCGATTGTCACAGAGCCTGCCGAATACGCCAGGCAAAAATCGCGCGGCGGCATTCAACCGCAATTTCGTTTCCTGCGCGCTTCGCAACCTTCACGGTGGTTTGAACCCGACAGCAATCAAGCCATCAGTTTTACCGTCAACCTTGACGGCGCGCCCAATCCGCAAGTCGTTGATGACATCGTCGCATCGATGAATGCCTGGTCGAGCATTTCCGGTTCGGCAATTCGCGTCACTTACGCTGGCACGACAAGCGATTGTTACCCGCACGGCACAGGCAATACGATGGTGTTTAATAACTGTGACAATGCTTTTGCGCAAACGCCCGACTGCGCCACCATCATCGCGCTTGGCAGCATCAACTGGGATACCAGTCGCACACGTCTGGTCAACGGTGTGACGTTTGCGCAAATTTATCAGGGGCACATTTCATTCAATCCCTATTCAGCCTGTAGCTACGACAATCATTGCAACATTCAGGAAATCGCCACGCATGAACTCGGACACACCTTGGGACTCGGACATTCGCAAGACCCTGCGGCGACCATGGCTGGCACAGCGCATTTCGATGGGCGATGCGCCACCGTAAAAGACGATGACAAAGCCGGTATGCGATTCATCTATCCGGCTGACGGAACGGTGGGCAGTCAACTGAGAATTTTCACCGAAGCTCTGCCCGATGCTTACATCGGCACAACTTATGAATACACCTTGATGGCGGGCGGCGGGGTTCCGAATTTCAACTGGAGCCTGGTTGCGGGTTCCGGCAGTTTGCCAGGCGGTTTCGTGTTGTTGCCAAGCGGACTGATTCGCGGGACGCCGCTTGCAAGCGGGAGTTTTACCTTCACGGTGCGCGTCATTGATGCAACACAGGCGACCGCCGAAAAGTCTTTTACGCTGGTCATTGCTGCCGAACAATCGGCATACAATGCGCAATTCGTTTCGCAAAATGTTGCAACCACCGTACAGGCAGGACAGACCTTCAGCGCCAATCTCAAATGGAACAACACAGGCACTGAGGCTTGGGATGGCTTCAACGGTTGCAGACTCGCGGCGATGAACCCCGCGGGCAATACCACCTGGGGCGGCGATAGCATTTCGCTCATCGGCTTTCGCGTTGAAGCAGGCAGGCAACTCGACATCACCTTTACGGCGCGCGCGCCACAACAGGGCGGCACCTACAATTTTCAATGGCAACTCTATCAGGAAGGCGTTGGCGCGTTCGGGCAACTCTCTACTAATTTGCAAATCACCGTCATTGGCGCAAGCAACCCGCCTTCGATTACAAGTTTGTCGTCATATGATGCGACCGTTGGCGCGTCGTTCAATCAACAACTCGCGGCGACCGGCGGACAAACGCCTTACACCTGGTCAATCGTTTCGGGAAGTTTACCCGCAGGGTTATCTTTGAACACAACGACTGGCTTGATTGCCGGAACGCCGAGCGCGATTGGCGGCGCGACCTTCACCGCGCAAGTGACAGACGCCGCTTCGCGCACTGCGCAAAAGCAAATCACCATCAATGTGAGAGCCGTAGGACTTGACATCACCACGGCGTCATTTCCAACCGCAACCACGGGTGTGAGTTTTAACGCGCCGCTTACCGCAACCGGCGGCGCTGCGCCTTACAGTTGGGGCATTGCCAGCGGCAGTGTGCCCACAGGCATCACGCTTAATCCAACGACCGGTATGTTGTCGGGCACGCCGACAAGCGTTGGCAATTTTCTGTTCGTTGTGCAGGTGCGCGATTCGCAATCGCTCACTGCACAAAAATCTTTAAGCATTACCGTCAACCCGCCGCCGCTTGAACTGACGACCACAACCTTGCCGACGAATACGCTGGTGCGCGCAAATTACAATACGCAATTTGCAGCAACCGGTGGGCAAGCGCCCTACACGTGGGCGATTGTTGCGGGCGCTTTGCCGGAAGGATTGACGCTCAATGCCGCGACCGGTGCGCTGACGGGAGCCGCGACCGCCACCGGCACTTTTAATTTTACGATTGAAGTACGCGATACGGGTTCGCGCACCGCGCGAAAAGATTTCGTTATCAATATCGTCAATGTGCCACTCGCGCTTGAAAAAACTTCCGCGAGTTTTGAAGTCATGAAAGGTGTGGCGTTTTCTTATCTGGTGAAGGTGACGGGCGGCGTCGCGCCCTACACCTGGAACTTTACGCAAGGCGGTTTGCCCGTAGGGTTATCTTTGAATGCCAACACCGGACTGATCACCGGCACGCCGACAAGCGTAGGCACATTCGATATGGTCATCAGTGTGCGCGACCAGAAACCGGAAATCATTACGACGAGTTTGCGAATTCAAGTGATTGACCCGAATTCGATTGCGCTGATTACGCGAACTAAATACAAACCCGCGAAACGGATGTTGCAGATATTCGGCGAACGCTTTGACGCGGCGGCAATCGTTTTGGTTGATGGCGCGCAAGTCAATGCGAAATTGAATGACGGCATTTTCGTTTTGAAACGTTATCCGCTTGCTGCGGGCAATCATCAAGTCGTCATTATCAACCCCGACAGCATCGCGTCACAGGCTTTCGTCTTCCGCATAGAGTAA